The nucleotide window CGCGGCGCACGGGATCGAAGGCGCTGAGGGTAACGGCGTCCGGGGTGTCATCTATGATGAGGTCCACCCCGGTGGCGCTCTCCAGGGCCCGGATATTGCGTCCCTCTCGACCGATGATGCGGCCCTTCATCTCGTCGTTCGGAAGCGCCACCGCCGAAACCGTAGTCTCGGCCGTCTGCTCGGCGGCGATCCTTTGAATGGCGAGAGCGATGATCTTTTTCGCCTCGCGGTCGGCGTTGCGGCGGGCGGTTTCACGAATGTCGCGAATGCGGTTGGCCGCATCGGCCTGCGCCTCGTCAACCAGCCGCTGCACGAGCTCGGCCTTGGCTTCCTGGGCGGAAAGCCCCGCCAGCTGCTCGAGGCGACGGCGCTCGTCGGCCAGCAGCCGATCCAGCTCCTGCTCGCGCGAGGAGAGAGCTTCCTGCCGGCGGCCGACGTCAGCGGTGCGCGCGGATGCCTCCTTTTCGCGTTGCTCGAGGAGGTCGTACTTGCGGTTCAGAACCGTCTCACGCTCCTGAACGCGATGCTCTTCGGCCTCTATCTCTTCGCGGCGCTTGCGGGCTTCGAGCTCCCAATCCTCGCGGAGACGGATGAGCTCTTCCTTTCCGCTGAGGACTGCGCTCTTGCGCAGCGATTCGGATTCGCGCGCCGCTTCGTCGAGAACGCGTTTCGCGGTCTCTTCAGCAGTTGATTTCGCCTGTAACTGCCGGGCCAGCTCGGATTTGGTGCCCGCCCGACGCCCAACAAAGAAAAAAACCGCGGAGGCTAGAGCAATGATTCCAGAGCCAACCGCGGCAATCCATGCCGTTTCAGTCATTTACCAGATCTATGCAGAGCCCGCGGCATGGCCACAGGCGGCCCCAAGCGCGCCGGAAAGTCGTCGCGTATCTGGGGGTAAACTAACTCTTACGCTTGGCCGGGGGGAGCCAGGGTCTGATTTCGTCGCTGAGAGCGTTCATATCCGCGGCGAGGGCCTCGCATTGCTCGCGCACCTCGAACAGCTCGCCAGCGATGCGGAGGGCGGCAAGAATAGTGGCCTTGTGGCTTTCGATCCGCGCACCGGACTCCATCGTCTCGGTAATGAGTTGATCAACGTACGCGGCGACGGCGCGGGTGTGTTCGGGGGAGGTCTCGGTGCGGAGCGTGTACTCGCCGCCCAGAATGGTGACCGTCACCACATTCTTGCGGGCGGTCACGTTGCGGCTCCCTCATGCTGCTGCCGGAGGAAGCGGACGCGATCGAGAACCTGGCGGGTTCGGGCGCGCGCCGATTCGAGGCGCTTTTTCAGCTCGGCGTTTTCCATCTCCAGTTTTTCCACGCGCTCGGGGCTGATGCGCATGCCGCCCGCGGACGGATCGATCGCCTTGACTCTCGCCTCCGCCTGAAGCGCGCGGCGACGGAAGCTCGCCAGCTCATCGCCAAGATGGCGAACGAGCTGCTGAAGCTCGTCGAAGGCAAGCGTGTCAGGACGTTCGCTGTCTGATGCCAAGTGTACTCTCGAGTGTTCCCAGGATTTTTGCCGTGCGGCCCTGAATCTCCCTGTCGCGTAGTGTGCGCTCCGGATGCCGGAAGGTCAATCGCCAGGCAAGACTGCGCGTCCCCGCCTCGACTCCGGCACCGCGGAATTCGTCGAATACATCGAGCGATTCGAGCAGATCGCCGGCCGAGCCCCGAATGGCCTCCGCCACCAGTGCCGAGGTGATTTCGTCCGGTACGAGCAGCGCGAGGTCAACCTCGATGGCCGGCATGTTGGCGATGGCGGTGTACCGCTTTTCCGAGGCGCCCGTTGCAGTAGCGGGGAGATCGATCTCCACGCCGAACACGGGAGTGGCCCAGACTGGTGCGTCGAGCACGAGGCGGGATACGGTGCCGACCGTGGTTCCATCGGCAGATACAGTCCACAACGCGTCTCCGACGGAGGGAGAACACTGAATGGCGGCGTCAGGATAGGCCACGCCGGCTATCGCTTCGGCAAGTCCTTTCGCGTCCCATTCATCGTAGTGAGGAGGACGTGGCTCGGTGAAATGCGCCGGCCGGCGGTCGCCCGTGACAACGGCTGCGGCGTGAGTTCGCTCTACCGGCGCGCCGGACGCTGCTTCACGCTCAGTCGTGAACACAGTCCCGATCTCGAACAGGCGAATGTTGCGCTGCATGTGGGCGAAGTTGTATTCGGCTCGTCGCGCAAGCGAATCGAGAACGCTCGCCCGCAGGTACGCCTCGTCCTCGGCGAGCGGGTTCCGGACGCGATGCGATTCGGGCCCTTCGCGGACGAACGGCATTGGCCGGGTCTCCAGCAGACCGGCGGCGATGAGCTCCGACCGGACGCGCCGCGAGACAAGCTCGAGCGGCGCATCGGGGACCGTGCCCGGGCGGAACGGCCTGATCTCCGACGAGAACGCGTCGTACCCGTGCAGACGCGCAATCTCCTCGATCAGCTCGATCTCCCCCGTGACGTCCGCGCGGAAGCTCGGAGGCGTCACGACCATCTCGTCGCGCTCGCGCGTCACCGCGAAGCCGACACTCTCGAGGAAACGCTCGATGCCGTCCGCCGGAATTTCCTCGCCGAGCACGCGGGCGACTCGCGATGGACGCAAGTGGATTGATTGTGGCGTCTCGCGCGGCTGAATCGAATCCGTCGGCGTTCCCTCCAGTACTCCGCCCGCCACGCGGGTTATCAGCTCGGCAGCATACTTCACGAGATCGGGAATCGCCTCCCTGTCCACGCCGCGCTCGAAACGGTAGCTGGCGTCGGTAGATACACCGAGCTTCCGTCGCGTCGCGCGGATGCGGCGGGGATCGAAGGCGGCGACCTCGAGCAGGATGTCTCTCGTGTCGGCGCTGACTTCACTTCCCTTCCCGCCGATGACGCCGGCGATTGCCTGTGCGTGTGCGGCATCTGCGATGACGGTCATGTTATCGTCGAGCTCGCGTTCGACGCCGTCGAGCGTCACGAGCCGCTCTCCTTTCGTCGCGCGGCGCACAACGACCTTGCCGCCACCGAGCTTCGCGAGATCGAACGCGTGCATCGGCTGGCCGAAGCCGTGGAGCATGTAGTTCGTCACGTCCACGACGTTGCTGATGGATCTTGCGCCGATCGCTTCGACGCGCGAGGCAAGCCATTCGGGGCTCGGTCCGACCTGCACTCCGCGAATGGTCGCAGTCATGTAGCGCGGCGCACCTTCGGTGTCTGCGACCGTGACAGTGACCGAGGGAGTCGTGGTCGGCGGAACCGCGTGAGTAAGCACGGCGGGCGGATAATGCGGGTGATGCAGTTCCGCGCCCGTAGCGGCCGCGATCTCGCGCGCGAGTCCGTGATGCGAGAGCAGATCGGGACGATTGGGCAGCACGTCCACGACGAGGCGTGTATCGCCGGCCGGCATGACGTCGAGGAACCGCGCACCGGGCTCGGCCTGCACATCGAGCGCGAGAATGCCCTCGTGGTCAGTGCCCAGCCCGAGCTCGCGCGCCGAGCAGAGCATTCCCTCCGACACCTCGCCGCGAATCTTCCGTTTCTCAATCCTGAGACCGCCGGGCAGTACCGCCCCCACCGGCGCGAATGGATAAAGAGTGCCCGCTTTCACGTTTGGTGCGCCGCACACAACGTCGTGCAGCACTCCGTCGCCCGCGTCCACTTTCGTCACCCAGAGATGTTCGGAGTTGGGGTGTCTTGCCGCCTCGACCACGCGTCCGACGACGATGCCGGCGAGGTCCTGACGCAAGGCGATGACATCCTCGACCGTGGCGCACCGCGCGGTAAGCAGATCGCGCAGCTCGATGGGTGAGAGATTGCAATCCACGAAGTCGCGGAGCCAGCGATACGAAACGTTCATTCCGCGAACTGCTCCAGGAAGCGCATGTCCGAATCGTAGAGCAGTCGGATGTCCGGCAGTCCGTACCGCTGCATCGCGATGCGTCCGGGACCCATGCCGAACGCCCACCCGATGTACTTCTCGGCGTCAACTCCGGCGGCAATGAGAACGTCGGGATGCACCATGCCGGAGCCAAGGATCTCCATCCAGCCCGTGTTCTTGCAGCCGGCGCATCCGCTGCCGTGACACAGCTGGCACTCGACGTCCATCTCCGCCGACGGCTCGGTGAACGGGAAGAAGCTCGGGCGGAAACGCGTGCGCGTCTTTCCGAAGAAGCGATTCGCGAAGTGAGTGAGCGTCGCCTTCAGATCCACGAAGCTGATGTCTTCGTCCACCGCCAGTCCTTCGAGCTGCGCGAACATTGGCGCGTGCGACGCGTCGAAGAAGTCGCGGCGATAGACGTTGCCTGGCGCGAGTATGCGAATGGGCGGCGGATAGTTCTGCAGCGTGCGGACCTGAACGGGCGACGTGTGCGTACGGAGAAGCACGTCGTCGCCGAGGTAGAGCGTGTCGTGCATGTCCATCGCCGGATGATCGCCCGGGAAGTTGAGCGCACCGAAGTTGTACCACTCCGTCTCGGCTTCGGGGCCGAGCGCGATGGTGAAGCCCAGCTCGCGGAAGATCTCTTCGATCTCCTCGATGACGACGGTGACCGGATGACGACCGCCCTTCCACCGGCGGCGGGCGGGCATCGTGAGATCGGTAGGCGAAGCGTCGCCCGTGCTGGTCGAGACGGCGGCGACTCGCGCCGCGAGGGCATCGTCGATCGTCACCTTGACGCGATTGACCGCGGCGCCGGCGGCCTTGCGATCCTCGGGAGCGAGCGCCGGAAGCTCCTTCATGAGCACGCCAAGCTCTCCGCTCTTTCTGCCAAGCAGATGATTGCGCGCGGCTTCCAGCTCCGCGGCGGAGGTCGCTCCGGAGATCAGCGCTGCAGCGCGGGCATCCAGCGCTTCAGCGGCTTGTACGAACTGGTCGAGCGTCACGTGGCGTGTGCGGCGTGTGCGGCCGTGATGTGATGAAATGACAAAGGGCGGCCCCGGAACGTCTTGCCAGGTTCCCGGACCGCCCTCGAAGCCGAATCAGGGATCAGGCTGCCGACGAGAGGGCAGCGCGTGCTTTCTCGGCGAGCGCGCCGAAAGCGGCCGCATCGTGGATCGCCAGATCCGAAAGGATCTTCCGGTCTATCTCGATGCCGGCCTGCTTGAGGCCGTTCATGAAAACACTGTAGCTCATGTCGTGCTGGCGCGCGCCGGCATTGATGCGGACGATCCAGAGCTTTCGGAAATCGCGCTTCTTGTTCTTGCGATCGCGGTACGCATACTTCCAGCCGCGCTCCACGTTCTCCTTTGCGGCCTTCCAAAGCTTGCTCCGGGCGCCGAATGCACCACGGGCAGCCTTCATCACCTGCTTCTTGCGCTTCAGGCGCACTACGTTCGATCTGACGCGAGGCATTGTGTGTCTCCCTTATGCCTGCAAGAGGCGCTTGAGTTTCTTCTCTTCGCCGCGCACCGAGATGGTGGTTGACTGACGGAGGCGGCGCTTCCGCTTCGAGGTTTTCTTCGTGAGGATGTGGCTCTTGAACGCCTTGAGGCGTTTCACCTTTCCCGAGCCCGTGATCGAGAAGCGCTTTCTCGCTCCCCGATGGCTTTTCATCTTCGGCATTTGCTTTCTCTATTGGTTGTAGTGACGGTGTCCGGGGCGCCTACTTCGGCGCGAGGATCATCGTCATGAACTTTCCTTCGAACTTCGGCTCCGTCTCGACCTTCGCGACGTCCGCGAGCTCCTGAGCGACCCGATTCACGACTACGCGTCCCAGCTCGGGATGCGCGATCTGACGTCCGCGAAACATCAGCGTCACCTTCACCTTGTTGCCTTCGCCCAGAAACTCGCGCGCGTGGCGCGTCTTGGTGGCAAAGTCGTGCTCCTCGATTCCAGGACGGAACTTCACTTCCTTGAGATGGATCACGTGCTGCTTTTTCTTCGCCTGCCTGGCCATCTTGGCCTGCTCGAACTTGAACTTCCCGTAGTCCATGATGCGTACGACGGGCGGACGGGCAAGCGGCGCTACTTCGACCAGATCCAACCCCTGTTCCACCGCGGCGGCTAGTGCGGTCTCGACGTCCATGATTCCGAGCTGCGCGCCGTCGGCTGCGATAACGCGGAGCGGGCTGATGCGAATCTGCCTGTTCACGCGCACGCGTTTTGTCGTGTCCTGAATACTCGCTACCTCAATGAAAGAATTAGGCTCGAGAAACGAAAAGCGCGGACCCTTGAAAGAGCCCGCGCGCAGACGGAGCCAAATGGACCTTCGGCGCCGAGTGGCTTGAACTCCTGCAGCACGCCTCGCTCGAAGACGAGGGCCAGAGGGTGAGGCAGCCCGCCCGGGCCGCCCGCTTGTCGTTTTGTAACTGGCTAAGGATAAACGAGTTGGCCCCTGCGTGCAAGCGCGGTCAGGCAGGTTCGGTCAGGCAGGTTCGGGCTTGAGCCGGTAACTCTTGCCATCGTGCTCGACCCGACCCCACGGGATCGTCGCGTCGTGCTCGAATATCAACAGCCAGTTCTCCTCCTCCGCCTGCCGGAGAATCCTCCTCTTGGTTTCCAGCGTCACGAGCGGCTCGACGTCGTAGCCCATGATCCACGGAAGCGGCAGGTGGGCATGGGTCGGAAGCATGTCCCCAAGATAGAACGCGCGCTCGCCTTCGGACTCGATCATGACACTCTGATGATATGGAGTGTGGCCGGGAGTCGGAACGACGCGGATCCCCTTCACTATCTCCTTTTCCCTGCTTACGAACTCGAACCGGTGCGCCTTGACCACGGGAATGAAATTGCGCTCGAAATAACTCGCCGCCGTGCGCTCGTTGGTATGAGTCGCGTAATCGTACTCGCCGCGCTTCACTATGTATCGCGCTCTCGGAAAGGACACGGCAACCTCGCCGTGCTCATCGAGATACGTGTTGCCGCCGGCGTGATCGAAATGCAGGTGCGTGTTGATCACGATCCCCACGTCCGCCGCAGCGACGCCCAGCTGCGCGAGCCCGTCTTCCAGCGACGTGCGGCCATTGCCCCCTTCGTTCTCGATTCCGTAGATGTCCTTGAATTTCTGGTCTTCCTTGTTGCCGGCGCCGGTATCCATGAGAACAAGACCCGACGCGTGCTCGACAAGCAGGCATCGCATCCCGAGCTGGATACGGTTGCGCTCGTCGGCGGAAACGCGTCTTTCCCAGAGCGGCTTGGGGACGACGCCGAACATTGCACCTCCGTCGAGGCGTTGACCTCCGGCTTGAATCGCGTGCACCGTCAGGCCGCCAATCTTTCGAGTCCGCACGAGCGGCAGTGGCTTCATGCGGTCGTGTCCCGGTTCACAGGCGACGGGAATGCACTTCTCCGCTTCTTCTTCGCCCGGGGGGAGCGCGCGCCGAGCAGAAGATCGAGGTCTTCCCACGTCGTGCATCCGCGCTGAGCGGCGTCGTCAAGCAGCCGGATCAGGCAGTGGGCCGTGGCGAGAGCATCACCGGCAGCGCGGTGCCGGCCGGCGATCTCGACGCCGTAGTAATTCGCCACGTAGTCGAGCGATCTCCGTGGAAGATGTGGCAAAAGGCGTCGCGCGAGGCGCACGGTGCATAGCCGGCGTCCGAACAGCTGCGTGCCCGATGCGCGGTTGATTTCGTGGGAGACGAACTTCCAGTCGAACGCGGCGTTGTGCGCGACGAAGACATTTCCCGCCAGCGCCTGCATGACTTCCGGCGCGATGACGGAAAACGTCGGCGCGTCCTTCACCATTTCCCAGCTGATATTCGTCAGCTGCGTGATGAACCGGGGAATGGATCGCTCCGGATTCACGAGCGTCTCGAACATTTCCTTCACTTCCCCGTCGCGGACGATGACCGCGGCAATCTCGGTGATGCGATCGGCGGGTGGGCGTCCGCCCGTCGTCTCGACATCCACGACGGCATACGACAGCCCGGCGAGCGGCTGAGCCGGGAGTCGCAGCGTCGTCAGCGTCCACCTGCCGAGCGGATCGCACACGAACTCCGGACGTCCCGCGAACATCGCCTGAGCCATGTGCTCGGCGACGATCCGCGGTGCCGCCGGAAGATTGCAGATGTGACCGATGAGATCCACGACGTCCGCCGGCCCCTTCTCGAGGTACTTCGCGGCGCGGTCCGTCAGCAGGGTCGGCTCGGGCCGGCTCCGAATGCCTCCATACGTCATGTCCACGGGTCGTCCCTTACGATCGGGCAGGTCATGCAGCGAGCACCGCCACCGCCACGCACGAGCTCGCCGCCGTCGAATGTGATAACGGCCCGCTCGTTGTCCGCGATCTGTTCGCTCCCGTCGAGAAACGCCCCGGCGGACACGATCGTGAATCCTGTTTTCTGCATCTCTCGAAGCGTCGCCTCGTTCCTCGAATACGACAGCACAAGTCCGGGACGCAAGGCGACGAAGTTGCAGCCCGATGACCACTGCTCGCGCTCCTGCGTTATCCGCCGGTCGCCACCGCAAAGTATGGGCTCCATGGGAATTCCGCACGCCTCGAGCGCGTGGAAGATGCCGGGCATTTCCTTCATTGACCCCGTCGTCTTCTTCCAGTGGAGAATTGACAGCCGCTCGGGCCCCATGAAATGTGGCGGATGAACGACGCAGAGGTCGCGGTCCACCTGCGTGAAGATCATGTCGAGATGGATCGCCGTCTGCTCCTTCGGCATGATCACGACGATCACGTCGGTGATCGCGGTGTGCTCGAACAGGACGCTGACGAGGTTATCAATCGCCGCCGGACTCGAGCGGTCGCTGAACCCGATCATGAGCGTGTCGCGCCGGAGCGGGTGGACGTCTCCGCCCTCCAGCGTGTGATTCATCCGGTGCTCCCGCGAGCCGTCGTAGAGAATGCCGGCGTTCGCCACGCGCGGGTTGAAGCGGAAGATCGCCTTCATGATGAGCTCTTCGGTCCACCGGACGCCGTAGCGCATGGAGCCGATCATCATGTGATCGTTGATTCCCATCGCCACGTCGCGCGTGAAGAACAGGTTCGGCAGCGGTGGCAGCATGTAGCCCGTCTCGTTGAGGGCGCGAGTGAGTTGTCCCGGCATCTCCTGCTTCCCTTCTATGAGAGTGCGCACCAGGTCCCGGGGCTCCATATCCTCCAGCTCGCGGGACAACGGTTCCGACGAAATAATGTCGAGCGTGTCCCTGATGAGCCGCTGCTTTGTGGTCTCGTCGCTCAGCACTTCCGCGAGCAGGTCCCGCACGTGGTGGACGCGACAGAACCTCTCGAGGATGGCGACGAACCGCCCGTGCTCGCGACGGGCCTGCGCCAGGTCCACGATGTCGTCGTAGAGGTAGTCGGCGCGGGTCGAGGGGGTTACGGCGAGCAACTCGTTTCCGGGCGAGTGCACCAGAACCTCCCGGAGCCAGCCGATCTCTGAGCTTACATGTACTGCCATCGCATCCAACTTAACGGTGAAGCGGACAGTCGGTCTTCCTGTTGCCGGTAAAGACATGGCTGCCTAACTTGTGAACTAATTCACAAGCATAGCCGCCAGTGAGACGGATCGCCGAATCAACTGTTCGCAGACTTTCAATTTACCTCAGCTTCCTCGAAGAGATCGAGGCGCGGGGTGTCCCGACGACCTCCAGCGGCGACCTGGCGAAACTGGGCGGCACAACCTCCGCACAGGTGCGGAAGGACCTCTCCTTCTTCGGGTCGTTCGGCAAGCGGGGACTCGGATATTCGGTGCCCGAGCTGTCTTCCCGCCTCCGCGAAATCCTCGGACTTGGCCGCCAGTGGCGGGTGTGCATCGTCGGAGCGGGAAAGATCGGTGCGGCCCTGGCGAGGTACGCAGGATTCGCCCAGCGCGGGTTCCTCGTTACCGGTCTGTATGACAGCGATCCGGCGAAGATAGGGCACAAATCACGCGGAATCACGGTCAGAAGCACCGCCGATCTGGAGCGC belongs to Gemmatimonadaceae bacterium and includes:
- the rpmI gene encoding 50S ribosomal protein L35, coding for MPKMKSHRGARKRFSITGSGKVKRLKAFKSHILTKKTSKRKRRLRQSTTISVRGEEKKLKRLLQA
- a CDS encoding MBL fold metallo-hydrolase, with amino-acid sequence MKPLPLVRTRKIGGLTVHAIQAGGQRLDGGAMFGVVPKPLWERRVSADERNRIQLGMRCLLVEHASGLVLMDTGAGNKEDQKFKDIYGIENEGGNGRTSLEDGLAQLGVAAADVGIVINTHLHFDHAGGNTYLDEHGEVAVSFPRARYIVKRGEYDYATHTNERTAASYFERNFIPVVKAHRFEFVSREKEIVKGIRVVPTPGHTPYHQSVMIESEGERAFYLGDMLPTHAHLPLPWIMGYDVEPLVTLETKRRILRQAEEENWLLIFEHDATIPWGRVEHDGKSYRLKPEPA
- a CDS encoding 3'-5' exonuclease, with protein sequence MTYGGIRSRPEPTLLTDRAAKYLEKGPADVVDLIGHICNLPAAPRIVAEHMAQAMFAGRPEFVCDPLGRWTLTTLRLPAQPLAGLSYAVVDVETTGGRPPADRITEIAAVIVRDGEVKEMFETLVNPERSIPRFITQLTNISWEMVKDAPTFSVIAPEVMQALAGNVFVAHNAAFDWKFVSHEINRASGTQLFGRRLCTVRLARRLLPHLPRRSLDYVANYYGVEIAGRHRAAGDALATAHCLIRLLDDAAQRGCTTWEDLDLLLGARSPRAKKKRRSAFPSPVNRDTTA
- the pheT gene encoding phenylalanine--tRNA ligase subunit beta, with protein sequence MNVSYRWLRDFVDCNLSPIELRDLLTARCATVEDVIALRQDLAGIVVGRVVEAARHPNSEHLWVTKVDAGDGVLHDVVCGAPNVKAGTLYPFAPVGAVLPGGLRIEKRKIRGEVSEGMLCSARELGLGTDHEGILALDVQAEPGARFLDVMPAGDTRLVVDVLPNRPDLLSHHGLAREIAAATGAELHHPHYPPAVLTHAVPPTTTPSVTVTVADTEGAPRYMTATIRGVQVGPSPEWLASRVEAIGARSISNVVDVTNYMLHGFGQPMHAFDLAKLGGGKVVVRRATKGERLVTLDGVERELDDNMTVIADAAHAQAIAGVIGGKGSEVSADTRDILLEVAAFDPRRIRATRRKLGVSTDASYRFERGVDREAIPDLVKYAAELITRVAGGVLEGTPTDSIQPRETPQSIHLRPSRVARVLGEEIPADGIERFLESVGFAVTRERDEMVVTPPSFRADVTGEIELIEEIARLHGYDAFSSEIRPFRPGTVPDAPLELVSRRVRSELIAAGLLETRPMPFVREGPESHRVRNPLAEDEAYLRASVLDSLARRAEYNFAHMQRNIRLFEIGTVFTTEREAASGAPVERTHAAAVVTGDRRPAHFTEPRPPHYDEWDAKGLAEAIAGVAYPDAAIQCSPSVGDALWTVSADGTTVGTVSRLVLDAPVWATPVFGVEIDLPATATGASEKRYTAIANMPAIEVDLALLVPDEITSALVAEAIRGSAGDLLESLDVFDEFRGAGVEAGTRSLAWRLTFRHPERTLRDREIQGRTAKILGTLESTLGIRQRTS
- the pheS gene encoding phenylalanine--tRNA ligase subunit alpha; amino-acid sequence: MTLDQFVQAAEALDARAAALISGATSAAELEAARNHLLGRKSGELGVLMKELPALAPEDRKAAGAAVNRVKVTIDDALAARVAAVSTSTGDASPTDLTMPARRRWKGGRHPVTVVIEEIEEIFRELGFTIALGPEAETEWYNFGALNFPGDHPAMDMHDTLYLGDDVLLRTHTSPVQVRTLQNYPPPIRILAPGNVYRRDFFDASHAPMFAQLEGLAVDEDISFVDLKATLTHFANRFFGKTRTRFRPSFFPFTEPSAEMDVECQLCHGSGCAGCKNTGWMEILGSGMVHPDVLIAAGVDAEKYIGWAFGMGPGRIAMQRYGLPDIRLLYDSDMRFLEQFAE
- the infC gene encoding translation initiation factor IF-3, with protein sequence MRVNRQIRISPLRVIAADGAQLGIMDVETALAAAVEQGLDLVEVAPLARPPVVRIMDYGKFKFEQAKMARQAKKKQHVIHLKEVKFRPGIEEHDFATKTRHAREFLGEGNKVKVTLMFRGRQIAHPELGRVVVNRVAQELADVAKVETEPKFEGKFMTMILAPK
- a CDS encoding redox-sensing transcriptional repressor Rex, which codes for MRRIAESTVRRLSIYLSFLEEIEARGVPTTSSGDLAKLGGTTSAQVRKDLSFFGSFGKRGLGYSVPELSSRLREILGLGRQWRVCIVGAGKIGAALARYAGFAQRGFLVTGLYDSDPAKIGHKSRGITVRSTADLERDIESGRYDIAVLTVPAESAQPIVDRVVKAGIKAILSFAPAQITAPPDVELRTVNMAMELEGLTFALTNRLNER
- a CDS encoding cell division protein ZapA; protein product: MTARKNVVTVTILGGEYTLRTETSPEHTRAVAAYVDQLITETMESGARIESHKATILAALRIAGELFEVREQCEALAADMNALSDEIRPWLPPAKRKS
- a CDS encoding Rnase Y domain-containing protein, translated to MTETAWIAAVGSGIIALASAVFFFVGRRAGTKSELARQLQAKSTAEETAKRVLDEAARESESLRKSAVLSGKEELIRLREDWELEARKRREEIEAEEHRVQERETVLNRKYDLLEQREKEASARTADVGRRQEALSSREQELDRLLADERRRLEQLAGLSAQEAKAELVQRLVDEAQADAANRIRDIRETARRNADREAKKIIALAIQRIAAEQTAETTVSAVALPNDEMKGRIIGREGRNIRALESATGVDLIIDDTPDAVTLSAFDPVRR
- the rplT gene encoding 50S ribosomal protein L20 → MPRVRSNVVRLKRKKQVMKAARGAFGARSKLWKAAKENVERGWKYAYRDRKNKKRDFRKLWIVRINAGARQHDMSYSVFMNGLKQAGIEIDRKILSDLAIHDAAAFGALAEKARAALSSAA
- a CDS encoding arginine deiminase family protein, producing the protein MHSPGNELLAVTPSTRADYLYDDIVDLAQARREHGRFVAILERFCRVHHVRDLLAEVLSDETTKQRLIRDTLDIISSEPLSRELEDMEPRDLVRTLIEGKQEMPGQLTRALNETGYMLPPLPNLFFTRDVAMGINDHMMIGSMRYGVRWTEELIMKAIFRFNPRVANAGILYDGSREHRMNHTLEGGDVHPLRRDTLMIGFSDRSSPAAIDNLVSVLFEHTAITDVIVVIMPKEQTAIHLDMIFTQVDRDLCVVHPPHFMGPERLSILHWKKTTGSMKEMPGIFHALEACGIPMEPILCGGDRRITQEREQWSSGCNFVALRPGLVLSYSRNEATLREMQKTGFTIVSAGAFLDGSEQIADNERAVITFDGGELVRGGGGARCMTCPIVRDDPWT